In Sphaeramia orbicularis chromosome 10, fSphaOr1.1, whole genome shotgun sequence, the following proteins share a genomic window:
- the LOC115426596 gene encoding protocadherin alpha-C2-like — protein MALLICCSRRGYVSVFLFLSFIVDTVSPVTHYSVPEEMEEGSVVANLATDLGLDVRTLNKRKMRVDVVGNKKYIDINRETGELFISERIDRELLCPLKTTTSCFLKLDATIENPIRMFNIEVEILDINDNAPHFRRGTMHLDISESSPVGERFSLNNAVDPDVGTNSVKNYHLSSSEHFSIEIQTGRDGTKFADLVLKKALDREQQAVHNLILTAVDGGVPTRTGTASIIVRVLDVNDNAPSFDPDKYDVDVMENSPIGSLVIKLNATDLDEGSNAELVYSYSLYTSERTQKMFNLNPENGEIRVKEMINYEDFKIYEMEVIANDKGPNSLSGQCKLTIQVTDMNDNHPEISIKSFQSPIKENEPVDTVIAVVSVSDKDSGDNGIVDLTIPENLPFKLRESSDNYYELVVSEPLDREKVPEYDITFTVTDRGSPPLSDNETMTLELLDVNDNVPQFPQSFYTIRVMENNAPGALLSSLTAFDPDLHENQYLVYFILEKEIANTSMSMLFSINPENGNLYALKTFDYEIEKEFLFHIEARDSGSPPLSSNVTVHIIIVDQNDNAPVIVSPWRAHGSVVEEKIPRSTDKGSLVAKVIALDIDSVHNSRITYQFLQVTDANLFSLDQYNGEIRTMRMFSYRDPRHQQLVVVAKDNGQPALSATVTIKLSTVETAVKAYSDMTEVPLEYDIFSDLNLYLVIGLGSVSFLLLITILVTIVLKCQKPKASKTAPPCRNSVISERNSTIADSTLVSNDAYWYSLFLAETRKGKLVVRQPVPKGSRYIVSSIPRSTGVTDTSDSAASTLQV, from the coding sequence ATGGCTCTTCTTATTTGCTGTTCACGGAGAGGGTACGTTTCAgtatttctctttctttcttttatcgtGGACACGGTTTCCCCCGTCACCCATTATTCTGTTCCCGAAGAAATGGAGGAAGGCTCTGTCGTTGCCAATTTAGCGACAGATTTGGGATTGGATGTCAGGActctgaataaaagaaaaatgcgAGTAGATGTAGTAGGAAATAAGAAATATATTGACATTAACAGAGAAACGGGAGAGCTGTTCATCTCCGAAAGAATAGATAGAGAGTTATTGTGCCCGTTGAAGACAACAACATCATGCTTCCTTAAATTAGATGCTACCATTGAAAATCCCATACGGATGTTTAATATCGAGGTGGAAATTCTGGACATTAATGATAACGCTCCTCATTTTCGCCGCGGGACGATGCATTTGGACATATCTGAGTCCAGCCCCGTTGGAGAGagattctcattaaataatgctgTGGACCCAGATGTTGGAACGAATTCTGTGAAAAACTACCACCTCAGCTCCAGTGAACATTTCTCCATTGAGATTCAGACCGGTAGAGACGGGACAAAGTTTGCTGATTTGGTTCTGAAAAAGGCTTTGGACAGAGAGCAGCAGGCTGTTCATAATCTAATACTGACAGCTGTGGATGGAGGAGTCCCCACGCGCACAGGTACAGCCAGCATCATAGTGCGCGTGCTTGATGTGAACGACAACGCCCCTTCATTTGATCCGGACAAATATGATGTAGATGTTATGGAAAACTCCCCGATTGGCAGTCTAGTGATTAAACTGAATGCAACAGATTTAGATGAAGGGTCAAACGCAGAGTTAGTGTATTCATACAGCCTGTATACATCAGAGAGAACACAGAAGATGTTTAACCTGAATCCAGAAAATGGTGAAATCAGAGTCAAAGAGATGATCAATTATGAAGATTTTAAGATTTATGAAATGGAGGTTATTGCCAATGATAAAGGACCAAACTCCTTATCTGGACAGTGTAAACTGACAATACAGGTGACAGATATGAACGACAACCACCCAGAAATTTCTATTAAGTCATTTCAGAGTCCAATCAAAGAAAATGAGCCTGTAGATACAGTGATCGCAGTGGTGAGTGTCAGTGATAAGGACTCAGGTGATAACGGGATAGTTGATCTAACTATTCCTGAAAATTTACCTTTTAAACTGAGGGAATCCTCTGATAACTATTATGAGTTAGTTGTTTCAGAGCCATTAGATCGTGAGAAGGTTCCAGAATATGACATTACATTCACTGTTACAGACAGAGGTTCTCCTCCTTTATCTGATAATGAAACTATGACTTTAGAGCTGCTGGATGTTAATGATAATGTTCCACAGTTCCCTCAGTCATTTTATACTATACGTGTAATGGAGAATAATGCACCAGGAGCCTTGCTCAGTTCACTCACTGCGTTTGACCCTGACCTCCATGAAAACCAGTATCTAGTTTATTTCATCCTGGAGAAGGAGATAGCCAACACCTCCATGTCCATGCTGTTCTCCATCAATCCAGAGAACGGGAACCTTTACGCACTGAAAACCTTTGACTATGAGATTGAGAAGGAGTTTCTTTTCCACATTGAGGCCAGAgactctggttctcctcctctcagCAGTAACGTGACTGTCCACATCATCATTGTGGATCAGAACGACAATGCTCCTGTTATTGTGTCTCCGTGGCGAGCCCACGGCTCAGTGGTGGAGGAAAAGATCCCCAGATCCACCGATAAAGGCTCCCTGGTTGCCAAGGTGATAGCCTTGGACATAGACTCGGTGCACAACTCTCGGATTACCTACCAGTTTCTCCAGGTGACTGATGCCAACCTATTCAGTCTGGACCAATACAACGGAGAGATCCGGACCATGAGGATGTTCAGTTACAGAGATCCACGCCACCAGCAGCTGGTTGTGGTTGCCAAGGACAACGGACAGCCTGCTCTGTCTGCTACAGTCACCATCAAGCTGTCCACAGTGGAGACTGCTGTGAAGGCCTACTCTGACATGACTGAGGTGCCTCTAGAATATGACATCTTCTCAGACCTCAACCTGTATTTGGTCATtggtctgggctcagtgtcatttctcCTGCTCATCACCATATTGGTCACTATTGTGCTCAAGTGTCAGAAACCCAAGGCCAGTAAAACAGCTCCTCCCTGCAGGAACAGTGTGATCAGTGAGAGGAACTCCACCATCGCAGACTCCACTCTGGTGTCCAACGATGCCTACTGGTACAGTCTGTTTCTAGCAGAGACCAGGAAAGGAAAGCTGGTGGTTAGACAGCCTGTGCCAAAGGGCTCCAGATACATTGTGTCCAGTATACCGAGAAGTACAGGAGTGACTGACACTAGTGACTCTGCAGCTTCTACTCTACAGGTATGA
- the LOC115426595 gene encoding protocadherin alpha-C2-like, producing the protein MRCDQTMQSWGRYVALVVFLSFVHIVKASVTHYSIPEEMKVGSVVSNLATDLSLDVKTLSKRKMRLDVITNKKYVDVNKETGEIYIVEKIDREHLCTQTLTSCYLKLEVILENPVRIFNIELEILDINDNAPQFRRGVIHLDISESTPAGERFSLSNAVDPDVGINTVKTYHVSASEHFAIEVQTGRDGSKSADLILKKTLDREQQAVHNLILTAVDGGTPARSGTASVIVRVLDTNDNAPKFDQQTYNIKIMENSPFGSLVIHLNATDLDEGSNSDLIYSYSLYTSEKTQETFNLNPSTGEITVKGVLNYEDFKIYDMEVIATDKGTNILSGQCTVKIMVEDMNDNHPQISIKSFQSPVSEDIKLDTVIAVVSVSDKDSGDNGVVDLHIPDHMPFKLRESSDNYYELVVSEPLDREKVPEYDITFTVTDRGSPPLSDNETMTLELLDVNDNVPQFPQSFYTIRVMENNAPGALLSSLTAFDPDLHENQYLVYFILEKEIANTSMSMLFSINPENGNLYALKTFDYEIEKEFLFHIEARDSGSPPLSSNVTVHIIIVDQNDNAPVIVSPWRAHGSVVEEKIPRSTDKGSLVAKVIALDIDSVHNSRITYQFLQVTDANLFSLDQYNGEIRTMRMFSYRDPRHQQLVVVAKDNGQPALSATVTIKLSTVETAVKAYSDMTEVPLEYDIFSDLNLYLVIGLGSVSFLLLITILVTIVLKCQKPKASKTAPPCRNSVISERNSTIADSTLVSNDAYWYSLFLAETRKGKLVVRQPVPKGSRYIVSSIPRSTGVTDTSDSAASTLQV; encoded by the coding sequence ATGCGGTGTGACCAAACAATGCAGTCGTGGGGAAGGTACGTGGCGCTTGTcgtttttctttctttcgttcataTTGTAAAAGCTTCAGTGACTCATTATTCCATACCAGAGGAGATGAAAGTAGGATCAGTCGTCTCTAACCTTGCGACGGATCTCAGCCTGGATGTTAAAACACTGAGCAAAAGGAAGATGCGCCTTGATGTGATCACCAACAAAAAATACGTTGATGTGAACAAAGAGACTGGTGAGATTTACATAGTGGAGAAAATTGACAGGGAACATCTTTGCACACAAACGCTGACATCTTGTTACCTAAAATTGGAAGTGATACTTGAAAATCCTGTGCGTATATTCAACATAGAGCTGGAGATTCTGGACATAAATGACAACGCCCCTCAGTTTCGAAGGGGTGTCATACACTTGGACATATCTGAGTCAACACCTGCTGGAGAAAGATTTTCCCTCAGTAACGCAGTTGACCCTGATGTCGGGATTAACACCGTGAAAACGTATCACGTGAGCGCGAGTGAACACTTTGCTATTGAGGTTCAGACCGGAAGAGATGGGTCAAAATCGGCGGATTTAATTTTGAAAAAGACTTTAGATCGCGAACAACAGGCTGTTCATAATTTGATACTAACTGCTGTAGATGGCGGTACACCCGCTCGTTCCGGCACCGCAAGTGTAATTGTTCGGGTTTTAGACACAAACGATAACGCACCGAAATTTGATCAACAAACTTACAATATCAAAATAATGGAAAACTCTCCTTTTGGAAGTCTTGTAATTCATCTAAATGCGACAGACTTAGATGAAGGATCAAATTCTGATTTGATATATTCGTATAGTCTTTATACCtcagaaaaaacacaagaaacatttAATCTGAATCCGTCCACGGGTGAAATTACAGTTAAGGGAGTTTTAAACTATGAAGATTTTAAGATTTATGACATGGAAGTTATAGCAACAGACAAAGGAACCAATATTTTATCAGGACAGTGTACAGTGAAAATTATGGTTGAAGATATGAATGATAACCATCCACAAATATCTATTAAATCATTTCAGAGTCCAGTCAGTGAAGACATCAAATTAGACACAGTGATAGCAGTAGTTAGTGTCAGTGATAAGGACTCAGGTGATAATGGAGTGGTTGATCTTCACATTCCAGATCATATGCCTTTTAAACTGAGGGAATCCTCTGATAACTATTATGAGTTAGTTGTTTCAGAGCCATTAGACCGCGAGAAGGTTCCAGAATATGACATTACATTCACTGTTACAGACAGAGGTTCTCCTCCTTTATCTGATAATGAAACTATGACTTTAGAGCTGCTGGATGTTAATGATAATGTTCCACAGTTCCCTCAGTCATTTTATACTATACGTGTAATGGAGAATAATGCACCAGGAGCCTTGCTCAGTTCTCTCACTGCGTTTGACCCTGACCTCCATGAAAACCAGTATCTAGTTTATTTCATCCTGGAGAAGGAGATAGCCAACACCTCCATGTCCATGCTGTTCTCCATCAATCCAGAGAACGGGAACCTTTACGCACTGAAAACCTTTGACTATGAGATTGAGAAGGAGTTTCTTTTCCACATTGAGGCCAGAgactctggttctcctcctctcagCAGTAACGTGACTGTCCACATCATCATTGTGGATCAGAACGACAATGCTCCTGTTATTGTGTCTCCGTGGCGAGCCCACGGCTCAGTGGTGGAGGAAAAGATCCCCAGATCCACCGATAAAGGCTCCCTGGTTGCCAAGGTGATAGCCTTGGACATAGACTCGGTGCACAACTCTCGGATTACCTACCAGTTTCTCCAGGTGACTGATGCCAACCTGTTCAGTCTGGACCAATACAACGGAGAGATCCGGACCATGAGGATGTTCAGTTACAGAGATCCACGCCACCAGCAGCTGGTGGTCGTTGCCAAGGACAACGGGCAGCCTGCTCTGTCCGCTACAGTCACCATCAAGCTGTCCACAGTGGAGACTGCTGTGAAGGCCTACTCTGACATGACTGAGGTGCCTCTAGAATATGACATCTTCTCAGACCTCAACCTGTATTTGGTCATtggtctgggctcagtgtcatttctcCTGCTCATCACCATATTGGTCACTATTGTGCTCAAGTGTCAGAAACCCAAGGCCAGTAAAACAGCTCCTCCCTGCAGGAACAGTGTGATCAGTGAGAGGAACTCCACCATCGCAGACTCCACTCTGGTGTCCAACGATGCCTACTGGTACAGTCTGTTTCTAGCAGAGACCAGGAAAGGAAAGCTGGTGGTTAGACAGCCTGTGCCAAAGGGCTCCAGATACATTGTGTCCAGTATACCGAGAAGCACAGGAGTGACTGACACTAGTGACTCTGCAGCTTCTACTCTGCAGGTATGA